In the Peptoclostridium acidaminophilum DSM 3953 genome, one interval contains:
- a CDS encoding tRNA threonylcarbamoyladenosine dehydratase — MTDSVFQRTEMLIGSENLNKLRNSSVLVLGIGGVGGFAAEALARAGVGHLTLVDKDSVDVTNINRQIIALHSTVGKNKVEVMRERIADISPITRVDAFAARYDSDTSEAILSGSYDYVVDAIDMVSSKLDLIEKCYFRDIRIISSMGMGNKLDPTKISVSDIYKTTMCPLARVMRKELKSRGVKKLEVVYSTEKPQEVMAFIPEGSKKPSPGSISFVPSAAGLVMASVVVNNLMAI; from the coding sequence ATGACAGATTCTGTTTTTCAAAGAACAGAAATGCTAATTGGCAGCGAAAATTTAAACAAGCTCAGAAATTCCAGCGTGCTTGTGCTTGGAATAGGAGGCGTGGGCGGATTTGCCGCAGAAGCGCTGGCGAGAGCCGGCGTAGGCCATCTTACACTCGTCGACAAGGACTCCGTTGACGTGACAAATATTAACAGGCAGATAATTGCGCTTCATAGCACAGTCGGAAAAAACAAGGTTGAAGTAATGAGAGAGCGAATAGCTGATATTAGCCCTATCACCCGCGTTGATGCCTTCGCAGCAAGATACGACAGCGATACTTCCGAAGCCATACTCAGCGGTAGCTATGACTATGTAGTTGACGCCATAGACATGGTTTCCTCCAAGCTGGATCTCATAGAAAAATGCTATTTCAGAGATATTCGCATAATCAGCTCAATGGGCATGGGCAACAAGCTGGACCCTACAAAGATAAGCGTAAGTGACATATACAAGACTACAATGTGCCCGCTTGCAAGGGTCATGAGAAAAGAGCTGAAATCCAGGGGAGTTAAAAAACTGGAAGTCGTTTACTCCACTGAAAAACCACAAGAGGTGATGGCTTTTATCCCTGAAGGTTCTAAAAAACCATCACCGGGCAGCATATCGTTCGTTCCTTCCGCTGCAGGTCTTGTAATGGCTTCTGTAGTTGTAAACAATCTTATGGCAATATAG